One part of the Streptomyces ferrugineus genome encodes these proteins:
- a CDS encoding NACHT domain-containing protein, protein MIAGSVSDRVVVVLGEGQGSGVLLGRNLVLTAQHVVGGGGRVEVIHPSSRHPVPCFVTWADESLDAAVLLADSEVIGPELSGPLGQIRVGGVGTGAPLPHCQIVGFPGIQRYGGLGDLEYDQFRATVLPLAGRMRDVLVCELDVPPADERGADVSPLAGLSGAPVFAGAVLLGVVHQVPRGRSHLRIEAVPITTVLAEARSFRWGFKAEDITDVHPRDELFEVRYAKDLAAQYRKTEIFGIEELGRTESRWDLDTAYLSLEAETAAAEDERREAGYSAQRIDSLLVERPRALLRGQAGAGKTTLVWWLAAHAANGTLSENLWKLNGLVPFVIPMREVYARGGRFPAVSELLSAGRVISDDAPDGWAGRVLEAGRGLLLVDGLDEVPPEEREKARRWLSALLTRYPDTRCLATVRPDAVEKDWLRAEGFTELTLLPMSDEDVQAFVSAWHDAARLESEHVYDARRCGDEQELLSSLEQDLAHQLEQSTALRDLARTPLLCAVICALHRRRRGLLPTTRWSLYRAALAMLLGGRDAARGVSRPDDISLDSDEQHVLLQRLAIWLVRTEQQQMTTKLATHQLELAMRDMPQVRAQASPYRVLRFLLERSGVLQERTDDAIQFIHRTFQDFLAAKEFHESGYVLELLNHAGDETWRDVIVLAVGHATRTDAQLLIEKLVMFGDVVEGREEKWYLHVLAAQCATSLLSLDAALMEVVRGRVRALMPPLSRPEAVDIAGLGAWAVELLPGPKGDDGSVGDWHIVDALARIRTAEARRKLRQFALRSRYRTKTRIVLGWVHQPAEQYAREVLAGSGIDLLEVQNSSQLAQLPHLDSLRRVLVTGSYSAEELDACLPTRDLVEIGLQLNETLTRMDFLRKREHLRVVKVIACPALGFDNDEWSELLDGWTTLEGLRFYGDEESTRKMLRAAALAPRLKRLDLVMNSLDSLTELAPLPAVREVQLCSLRDHRRMAQVSLVFPRLETLALEFAGDAVAPLDLTHLRNLHGLRQVLISGTVTSRPRIVGADAIGARLTDQLRVLGAYDTNAPQDSGETVS, encoded by the coding sequence GTGATCGCGGGCAGCGTTTCGGACCGGGTCGTCGTGGTCCTCGGGGAGGGGCAGGGCAGCGGGGTGCTGCTCGGCCGCAATCTGGTGCTCACCGCGCAGCACGTGGTGGGCGGCGGCGGCCGGGTCGAGGTGATCCACCCGTCGAGCCGGCATCCGGTCCCGTGCTTCGTCACGTGGGCCGACGAGAGCCTCGACGCCGCTGTGCTCCTCGCGGACTCGGAAGTGATCGGTCCCGAGCTGTCCGGCCCCCTGGGACAGATCCGAGTGGGCGGCGTCGGCACCGGTGCGCCGCTGCCGCACTGCCAGATCGTGGGATTCCCCGGGATCCAGCGCTACGGCGGACTGGGCGACCTCGAGTACGACCAGTTCCGCGCGACCGTACTGCCCCTGGCCGGACGCATGAGGGACGTCCTCGTCTGCGAACTCGACGTGCCGCCCGCCGACGAACGAGGCGCGGACGTCTCACCGTTGGCAGGGCTGTCGGGGGCTCCCGTCTTCGCGGGAGCGGTGCTCCTCGGGGTCGTGCATCAGGTGCCGCGGGGCCGCTCACACCTCAGAATCGAAGCGGTCCCGATCACCACCGTGCTGGCCGAGGCCCGGTCGTTCCGATGGGGCTTCAAGGCCGAGGACATCACCGACGTCCACCCGCGGGACGAACTGTTCGAGGTCCGGTACGCCAAGGACCTGGCCGCGCAGTACCGCAAGACGGAGATCTTCGGCATCGAGGAGCTGGGCCGCACCGAGTCCCGCTGGGACCTCGACACCGCCTACCTGAGCCTGGAGGCCGAGACCGCCGCCGCCGAGGACGAGCGCAGGGAAGCCGGGTACTCGGCGCAGCGCATCGACAGCCTGCTCGTCGAACGCCCCCGCGCCCTGCTGCGCGGCCAGGCCGGCGCCGGCAAGACCACCCTGGTGTGGTGGCTCGCCGCCCACGCGGCGAACGGCACCCTCAGCGAGAACCTCTGGAAGCTGAACGGCCTCGTGCCCTTCGTCATCCCGATGCGCGAGGTGTACGCGCGGGGCGGACGGTTCCCGGCGGTGTCGGAGCTGCTTTCGGCCGGAAGGGTCATCTCGGACGACGCCCCGGACGGCTGGGCCGGCCGGGTCCTGGAGGCCGGCAGAGGGCTGCTGCTGGTGGACGGCCTCGACGAAGTCCCGCCGGAGGAACGGGAGAAGGCCCGCCGCTGGCTCTCGGCGCTCCTCACCCGGTACCCGGACACCCGGTGCCTGGCCACCGTCCGCCCGGACGCGGTGGAGAAGGACTGGCTCCGCGCCGAGGGCTTCACCGAACTGACGCTGCTGCCGATGAGCGACGAGGACGTCCAGGCCTTCGTCTCGGCCTGGCACGACGCGGCCCGCCTGGAATCCGAGCATGTCTACGATGCCCGCCGATGCGGCGACGAACAGGAACTCCTCTCCTCCCTGGAGCAGGACCTCGCCCACCAGTTGGAGCAAAGCACCGCGCTCCGCGACCTCGCCCGCACCCCGCTCCTCTGCGCCGTCATCTGCGCCCTGCACCGTCGCCGCCGCGGCCTCCTCCCCACGACGCGCTGGTCGCTGTACCGAGCGGCCCTCGCCATGCTCCTCGGTGGCCGTGACGCGGCGCGTGGTGTCTCCCGACCCGACGACATCAGCCTCGACTCGGACGAACAGCACGTGCTGCTCCAACGGCTGGCCATCTGGCTCGTGCGGACCGAGCAGCAGCAGATGACGACCAAGCTCGCCACGCACCAACTGGAACTCGCGATGCGGGACATGCCGCAGGTTCGCGCCCAGGCCTCGCCCTACCGGGTACTGCGCTTCCTCCTGGAACGCAGCGGCGTGCTCCAGGAACGGACGGACGACGCGATCCAGTTCATCCACCGCACGTTTCAGGACTTCCTCGCGGCGAAGGAGTTCCACGAGAGCGGGTACGTCCTGGAACTCCTGAATCACGCGGGCGACGAAACCTGGCGGGACGTGATCGTGCTGGCCGTCGGCCATGCGACGCGGACGGACGCGCAGTTGCTCATCGAGAAGCTGGTCATGTTCGGGGATGTGGTGGAGGGGCGTGAGGAGAAGTGGTACCTGCATGTGCTGGCCGCGCAGTGCGCCACGAGTCTGCTGTCGCTGGACGCGGCGCTGATGGAGGTGGTGCGGGGGCGGGTGCGGGCCCTGATGCCGCCGTTGAGCCGTCCGGAGGCCGTTGACATCGCGGGCCTGGGTGCGTGGGCCGTCGAACTGCTGCCGGGGCCGAAAGGGGACGACGGCAGTGTCGGAGACTGGCACATCGTCGATGCCCTTGCGCGGATCCGGACGGCGGAGGCACGGCGGAAGCTGAGGCAGTTCGCGTTGCGTTCGCGGTATCGCACCAAGACCAGGATCGTCCTCGGTTGGGTTCATCAGCCTGCGGAGCAATACGCCCGCGAAGTACTGGCGGGCTCCGGCATTGACCTCCTGGAGGTGCAGAACAGTTCCCAGCTGGCTCAGCTTCCACACCTCGACTCGCTCCGCCGTGTCTTGGTGACTGGGTCGTACTCCGCGGAGGAACTGGACGCTTGTCTGCCCACGCGAGACCTCGTGGAGATCGGCTTGCAGCTCAACGAGACCTTGACCCGCATGGACTTCCTGCGCAAACGGGAGCACCTGCGAGTGGTGAAGGTGATTGCCTGCCCGGCTCTCGGGTTCGACAACGATGAGTGGTCCGAGCTTCTGGACGGCTGGACGACCCTTGAGGGTCTGCGCTTCTACGGTGACGAGGAGAGCACGCGGAAGATGCTGCGAGCCGCGGCTCTGGCGCCTCGGTTGAAGCGTCTGGATCTGGTGATGAATTCGCTCGACTCCCTGACCGAGCTTGCGCCGCTGCCCGCCGTGCGAGAGGTACAGCTCTGCTCTCTGCGGGACCATAGGCGCATGGCACAGGTGTCTCTCGTCTTTCCGAGGCTGGAAACACTGGCACTTGAGTTTGCGGGGGATGCTGTGGCGCCGCTCGATCTGACGCACCTGCGGAACCTGCACGGATTGCGTCAGGTCCTCATCAGCGGCACGGTCACGTCGCGTCCCCGCATCGTGGGCGCCGACGCGATCGGCGCCCGTCTCACCGATCAGCTCCGTGTGCTGGGGGCGTACGACACGAACGCCCCCCAGGATTCCGGCGAAACCGTCAGCTGA
- a CDS encoding DUF397 domain-containing protein yields MSTSELAWFKSSYSSGGSGDCVEVATRPHTIHVRDSKAPDERQLTVSPESWGAFVSYAPSTRS; encoded by the coding sequence ATGAGCACCAGTGAACTGGCCTGGTTCAAGAGCAGCTACAGCAGCGGCGGTTCCGGCGACTGCGTCGAGGTCGCCACCCGCCCCCACACCATCCACGTCCGCGACTCCAAGGCCCCGGACGAGCGTCAGCTGACGGTTTCGCCGGAATCCTGGGGGGCGTTCGTGTCGTACGCCCCCAGCACACGGAGCTGA
- a CDS encoding helix-turn-helix domain-containing protein, whose product MVDGAGTGGEPESSDSLRTFGAVVQALREHAGLSREEFGDRVGLSKHTVASLELGRRMPDPTFADRSEPVLGNTGALQKAARHLARQPGLAAWFRRWARLEATAITLYTYECRLIPGLLQTEAYARTLFTNQLPPLDDEQIEAQWVARAERQRLLRERPNTAFGFILEEHLFRRRTGGLEVTRGLVDHVLEISEARNVEIQIMPTEQDTHAGLDGPMQLLETPENKWFAYCEGQESGQFIADSKVVSMLQMRYARMRSQALTLKDSMSLLQRMRGDL is encoded by the coding sequence GTGGTCGATGGTGCGGGTACGGGTGGCGAGCCGGAGTCGTCGGACAGTCTGCGGACGTTCGGGGCGGTTGTACAGGCCCTGCGGGAGCACGCGGGGCTGAGCCGGGAGGAGTTCGGGGACCGGGTGGGGCTGTCCAAGCACACGGTGGCGTCACTGGAGCTGGGGCGGCGGATGCCGGATCCGACGTTCGCGGATCGCTCGGAGCCGGTGCTGGGGAACACGGGGGCCTTGCAGAAGGCGGCGCGGCATCTGGCTCGGCAGCCGGGGTTGGCGGCGTGGTTTCGGAGGTGGGCGCGGCTGGAGGCCACGGCGATCACGCTGTACACGTACGAATGCCGGCTGATTCCGGGCTTGTTGCAGACCGAGGCGTACGCGCGGACGCTGTTCACGAACCAGCTCCCGCCGCTGGACGACGAGCAGATCGAGGCGCAGTGGGTCGCGCGGGCGGAACGGCAACGGCTGTTGCGGGAACGGCCGAACACGGCGTTCGGCTTCATCCTGGAGGAGCACCTGTTTCGTCGGCGCACGGGAGGGTTGGAGGTCACGCGGGGGCTCGTCGACCATGTGCTGGAGATCTCCGAAGCGCGGAACGTCGAGATCCAGATCATGCCGACAGAACAGGACACACACGCGGGGCTGGACGGCCCCATGCAGCTCCTGGAAACCCCGGAGAACAAGTGGTTCGCCTACTGTGAGGGGCAGGAAAGCGGCCAGTTCATCGCTGACTCGAAGGTGGTCAGCATGCTCCAGATGAGGTATGCCAGGATGCGCTCACAGGCTCTCACTCTCAAGGACTCGATGAGCCTGTTGCAGCGGATGCGAGGAGACCTATGA
- a CDS encoding ATP-binding protein, whose translation MPVPLTQRLSATPRGARLARHLVLNQLHDWGIPHGSDVSEAVAVIVAELAANAVTHGRVPGRDFELRLSLPTGSVRIEVSDTLGEQRPPKPGDVRRPHSLDEHGRGLVLVEAVADRWEVLDREPPGKTVRAEVDLPRWLSLVGARR comes from the coding sequence ATGCCAGTACCGCTCACCCAGCGCCTCAGCGCCACCCCGCGAGGCGCTCGCCTCGCCCGGCACCTCGTCCTGAACCAGCTGCACGACTGGGGCATCCCGCACGGCAGTGACGTCTCCGAGGCCGTCGCCGTGATCGTCGCCGAGCTGGCCGCGAACGCGGTGACCCACGGCCGTGTCCCGGGGCGGGACTTCGAGCTGCGGCTGTCCCTGCCCACGGGCAGCGTCCGGATCGAGGTCAGCGACACCCTCGGCGAACAGCGTCCGCCGAAACCCGGCGACGTACGGCGTCCGCACTCGCTCGACGAGCACGGCCGCGGACTGGTCCTCGTCGAGGCGGTCGCCGATCGATGGGAGGTGCTGGACCGGGAGCCGCCCGGCAAGACGGTCCGCGCGGAGGTGGACCTGCCGCGGTGGCTGTCACTTGTCGGCGCCCGCCGGTGA
- a CDS encoding MFS transporter produces the protein MGSRYYVLLTAYLTSSLGNWVYRLALPLLVLHLTGSALSTGVLYAIEYIPFLLLSMPGGVFADRFDRRRLLIAGDATAGVIAGCLGILVVLDVETLWPIYVAAFLLSCVEPVYHPAFQSFLPDIVPSERLGQANAWMQTGDNIMAMAGPAIAGGLVAVFGFEVTVFVNAGSFLVSGAAILLIRVQGGTEPAKAAAPHAKASFLGEIREAVRYIFKDNKVLMAGSLMFTGTNFAIWLIQANFIYYLTDYRGFEPGVIGTVLAAQGVGAVLGAAVAGRLIRRWYPGRILIATTALAGLTTLLLVPVRDPVGIAIVWGLVYALGSINPVAWFTLRQRIVPNHLLGRVVATTRMLAFASIPVAAVAAGAVESSFHDIYVLITIGALLRLLIAGLAYLSPLRRSSSAQTPAEPSPAGADK, from the coding sequence ATGGGAAGCCGCTACTACGTACTGCTCACCGCCTATCTCACCTCCTCGCTCGGCAACTGGGTCTACCGACTGGCGCTGCCGCTCCTCGTACTGCACCTCACGGGCTCGGCCCTGAGCACAGGAGTCCTGTACGCCATCGAGTACATCCCGTTCCTCCTGCTCTCCATGCCGGGCGGGGTGTTCGCGGACCGTTTCGACCGGCGCCGATTACTGATCGCGGGTGACGCCACGGCCGGCGTCATCGCGGGCTGCCTCGGCATCCTGGTCGTCCTCGACGTGGAGACGCTGTGGCCGATCTACGTGGCGGCGTTCCTGCTCTCCTGCGTGGAGCCGGTCTACCACCCCGCGTTCCAGAGCTTCCTGCCCGACATCGTCCCCTCCGAGCGCCTGGGCCAGGCCAACGCCTGGATGCAGACCGGTGACAACATCATGGCCATGGCCGGCCCGGCGATCGCCGGCGGACTGGTGGCGGTGTTCGGCTTCGAGGTCACGGTGTTCGTCAACGCCGGGTCCTTTCTGGTGTCGGGGGCGGCGATCCTGCTGATCCGCGTGCAGGGGGGTACGGAACCGGCCAAGGCGGCGGCGCCACACGCGAAGGCTTCCTTCCTCGGTGAGATCAGGGAGGCGGTCCGCTACATCTTCAAGGACAACAAGGTCCTGATGGCCGGCTCCCTGATGTTCACCGGGACCAACTTCGCCATCTGGCTGATCCAGGCCAACTTCATCTACTACCTCACCGACTACCGGGGCTTCGAACCGGGCGTCATCGGCACGGTACTGGCCGCGCAGGGCGTGGGGGCCGTCCTCGGCGCCGCGGTCGCGGGCCGTCTCATCCGCCGGTGGTACCCCGGCCGCATCCTGATCGCCACGACGGCCCTGGCGGGCCTGACCACCCTGCTTCTGGTCCCGGTCCGCGACCCGGTCGGCATCGCCATCGTCTGGGGCCTGGTCTACGCCCTCGGCTCGATCAACCCCGTCGCCTGGTTCACCCTCCGCCAACGCATCGTCCCCAACCACCTGTTGGGCCGGGTCGTGGCGACGACACGCATGCTCGCGTTCGCCTCGATTCCGGTCGCGGCGGTGGCGGCCGGGGCGGTGGAGAGCTCGTTCCACGACATCTACGTCCTGATCACCATCGGGGCGCTGCTCAGGTTGCTGATCGCGGGCCTGGCGTACCTCTCGCCCCTGCGCAGGTCGTCGTCCGCGCAGACACCCGCCGAGCCGTCACCGGCGGGCGCCGACAAGTGA
- a CDS encoding ThiF family adenylyltransferase: protein MPTDGRILPQLKHTSPLFGSGDTVYIGGFGEVTEIDDPTGSIRRLLELLDGTRTVAEVHRDLAADFPAVTAEEVTAAVEQFDEAGFLLNGAVTPDGILADHELQRWARNINFFGSYAHLADNKYDLQRRLRDARVTLLGLGGLGTHLLLDMAAMGIGHVRAVEFDRVELSNLNRQILYRESDIGEEKLYLAAERVRLFNPHIDIEPVSLKIGSTKDVLGVIDGADVVISVADRPKMELAHWVNEGCVLERKPLVTGGLETQRAVYFTMIPGQTGCIACWRRQVLHEDRVSDRLLTEKRERQIGGDNAAFCPLVTMTTGFLVGELTRLITGIAPPVAAGRLMQLRFDDYEMTESERWERLDDCAVCGKDAAMT from the coding sequence ATGCCCACAGACGGGCGCATCCTGCCCCAGCTCAAGCACACCTCGCCCCTCTTCGGATCCGGCGACACCGTCTACATCGGCGGCTTCGGCGAGGTCACCGAGATCGACGACCCCACCGGCTCGATCCGCCGGCTGCTCGAACTCCTCGACGGCACCCGGACCGTCGCCGAGGTGCACCGCGATCTCGCCGCGGACTTCCCGGCGGTGACCGCCGAAGAGGTCACCGCGGCGGTGGAGCAGTTCGACGAGGCCGGCTTCCTGCTGAACGGAGCCGTGACCCCGGACGGCATCCTGGCCGACCACGAACTCCAGCGCTGGGCACGCAACATCAACTTCTTCGGGTCCTACGCCCACCTCGCGGACAACAAGTACGACCTCCAGCGCAGACTGCGCGACGCCCGTGTGACGCTGCTGGGCCTCGGCGGGCTGGGCACCCATCTGCTGCTCGACATGGCCGCGATGGGCATCGGACACGTACGAGCGGTGGAGTTCGACCGCGTCGAGCTGTCCAACCTCAACCGGCAGATCCTGTACCGCGAGAGCGACATCGGCGAGGAGAAGCTGTATCTCGCGGCCGAGCGCGTCCGGCTGTTCAATCCGCACATCGACATCGAGCCGGTGAGCCTGAAGATCGGCTCCACCAAGGACGTGCTGGGTGTGATCGACGGCGCCGACGTGGTGATCTCGGTCGCCGACCGCCCCAAGATGGAGCTGGCCCACTGGGTCAACGAGGGCTGTGTCCTGGAGCGCAAACCGCTCGTCACCGGCGGTCTGGAGACCCAGCGCGCGGTGTACTTCACCATGATCCCCGGACAGACCGGCTGCATCGCCTGCTGGCGGCGCCAGGTCCTGCACGAGGACCGCGTCTCCGACCGGCTGCTCACCGAGAAGCGCGAGCGCCAGATCGGCGGGGACAACGCCGCGTTCTGCCCGCTGGTCACCATGACCACCGGATTCCTCGTCGGCGAGCTCACCCGTCTGATCACCGGCATCGCACCGCCGGTGGCGGCGGGCCGGCTGATGCAACTGCGCTTCGACGACTACGAGATGACCGAGAGTGAACGCTGGGAGCGACTGGACGACTGCGCCGTCTGCGGCAAGGACGCCGCCATGACGTGA
- a CDS encoding M3 family metallopeptidase, with amino-acid sequence MRQESKDLSGRLRDRMTELDTASLLDGIRQYERCVTLLQRVGVYAELLYALHDQGPAATALLRRLDAEWARLATELEFFEPGLAAHPAPGDLGPYRHFAEQTRTAAASEGPGGPHEAALAALLPTGTEGWQRLAQQLLARIRVDIDGERRSIGEALPTLYSADRARRATVHASVNRALEPELELRATALGMIVADGEARAGLRGTDWLESRHLADRIRPDEVAALLAVAEECTPVVHEYYALKCTLLGLDQLADYDRYAPLDNSEQDIAWPEAVDVVIASFREIDPDFEKLVRSMVEGGCVDAAPRPGKQRSAFTRAIPGHLPCISMNFTGRLRDILTLGHEMGHALHMRLASDQPFLAANPPSMVNETVALFCEAMTVRTLLAGSTGPRARASLLARWLEDQLVAVGRHAALHRFEVALRTELRETGALEPDRIGELWTDGQRDLYGPAVELTDGYRMWWSYLGPLFTDPGSHYPYVYGQLAALALLDRRDEDPAGFGPRFRRLLAAGDTRPPDRLLGAAGVRTTEAADWRRAARTLRDRLTRLRELAGQLT; translated from the coding sequence GTGCGCCAGGAATCCAAGGATCTCTCCGGTCGATTACGGGACCGGATGACCGAGCTGGACACGGCGTCCCTGCTGGACGGAATCCGTCAGTACGAGCGGTGTGTCACGCTCCTTCAGCGGGTCGGTGTCTACGCGGAACTGCTGTACGCGCTCCACGACCAGGGGCCGGCGGCGACCGCCCTGCTGCGGCGCCTGGACGCCGAGTGGGCCCGCCTCGCCACCGAACTGGAGTTCTTCGAGCCGGGTCTGGCCGCTCACCCCGCGCCCGGCGACCTCGGCCCGTACCGCCACTTCGCCGAGCAGACCCGTACGGCGGCGGCGAGCGAGGGACCGGGCGGACCCCATGAGGCGGCCCTCGCCGCACTGCTGCCGACCGGCACCGAGGGCTGGCAGCGACTGGCGCAGCAGCTGCTGGCGCGCATCCGCGTCGACATCGACGGCGAGCGGCGCTCCATCGGGGAGGCCCTGCCCACCCTCTACAGCGCCGACCGCGCCCGGCGGGCCACGGTCCACGCCTCGGTCAACCGGGCCCTCGAACCCGAACTGGAACTGCGCGCGACCGCACTCGGCATGATCGTCGCGGACGGCGAGGCGCGGGCCGGGCTGCGCGGCACTGACTGGCTGGAATCACGCCACCTGGCCGACCGGATCCGGCCGGACGAAGTCGCCGCGCTGCTCGCCGTGGCCGAAGAATGCACCCCGGTCGTCCATGAGTACTACGCGCTGAAGTGCACGCTTCTCGGCCTCGATCAACTGGCCGACTATGACCGGTACGCACCCCTCGACAATTCGGAACAGGACATCGCATGGCCGGAGGCCGTCGATGTGGTGATCGCCTCTTTCCGGGAAATCGACCCGGACTTCGAAAAACTTGTCCGGTCAATGGTTGAGGGCGGCTGTGTGGATGCCGCACCCCGTCCGGGAAAACAGCGAAGTGCCTTCACTCGCGCAATCCCCGGACACCTGCCATGCATTTCCATGAACTTCACCGGCCGGCTGCGGGACATCCTGACCCTCGGCCATGAGATGGGGCACGCGCTGCATATGAGGCTGGCCTCGGACCAGCCCTTCCTGGCCGCGAATCCGCCGTCCATGGTCAACGAGACCGTCGCCCTGTTCTGCGAGGCCATGACCGTGCGCACGCTGCTGGCCGGCAGCACCGGTCCGCGCGCCCGGGCGTCGCTGCTCGCCCGCTGGCTGGAGGACCAGCTGGTGGCCGTCGGCAGACACGCCGCCCTCCACCGCTTCGAGGTCGCGCTGCGCACGGAGTTGCGGGAGACCGGCGCACTGGAGCCCGACCGGATCGGCGAGTTGTGGACGGACGGCCAGCGCGACCTGTACGGACCCGCCGTCGAACTGACCGACGGCTACCGCATGTGGTGGAGCTACCTGGGCCCGCTGTTCACCGACCCGGGCTCCCACTACCCCTACGTCTACGGCCAGTTGGCGGCCCTGGCGCTACTGGACCGCCGCGACGAGGACCCGGCGGGCTTCGGCCCCCGGTTCCGCCGCCTGCTGGCGGCCGGCGACACCCGGCCGCCGGACCGGCTCCTCGGCGCCGCCGGCGTCCGCACCACCGAGGCGGCCGACTGGCGCCGCGCCGCCCGCACCCTGCGGGACCGTTTGACCCGGCTGAGGGAACTGGCCGGACAGCTCACCTGA
- a CDS encoding arabinan endo-1,5-alpha-L-arabinosidase has protein sequence MSRKRTALLALPAAALLALIPSSASAYPNPGRVTGSVVTHDPTMLRTSSGQYLLYATGGGIASKTSSDRTAFSAGADAFGSRPSWWRNYSSVPEAWAPDISYHGGKYLMYYSVSKFGSNTSAIGLAGSTTGRPGSWTDYGTVYTSSSSSDYNAIDPNLFVDGDGKWWLSFGSWWTGIKMIQIDPATGKQLSSNTTRYSLASRPTGTKAVEAPFIVKRGSYYYLFASYDTCCAGTGSTYKVKVGRATSVTGPYRDRNGVSMMNNGGTPVLESHGSVIGPGGQSIMNDVDGDLIVYHYYDGNDNGTPKLGINLLNWSSGWPVAY, from the coding sequence ATGAGCCGCAAGCGCACCGCTCTTCTCGCCCTCCCCGCCGCCGCTCTCCTCGCCCTCATCCCGTCCTCGGCGTCGGCCTACCCCAACCCCGGCCGGGTCACCGGCTCCGTCGTCACGCACGACCCGACGATGCTGCGCACCTCGTCCGGCCAGTACCTGCTGTACGCCACCGGCGGCGGCATCGCCAGCAAGACGTCGTCCGACCGCACCGCGTTCAGCGCGGGCGCCGACGCCTTCGGGAGTCGCCCGAGCTGGTGGCGGAACTACTCCTCGGTGCCGGAGGCCTGGGCGCCGGACATCTCGTACCACGGCGGCAAGTACCTGATGTACTACTCGGTCTCGAAGTTCGGCTCGAACACCTCCGCCATCGGACTCGCGGGCTCCACGACCGGCCGGCCCGGCAGCTGGACCGACTACGGCACCGTCTACACCTCCAGCTCCTCCAGCGACTACAACGCCATCGACCCGAACCTCTTCGTCGACGGCGACGGCAAGTGGTGGCTGTCCTTCGGCAGTTGGTGGACCGGGATCAAGATGATCCAGATCGACCCCGCCACCGGAAAGCAGCTCTCTTCCAACACCACCCGCTACTCGCTGGCCTCCCGCCCGACCGGCACCAAGGCCGTGGAGGCGCCCTTCATCGTCAAACGGGGCAGCTACTACTACCTCTTCGCCTCCTACGACACCTGCTGCGCCGGCACCGGCTCCACCTACAAGGTGAAGGTCGGCCGCGCCACCAGCGTCACCGGGCCGTACCGCGACAGGAACGGCGTCTCGATGATGAACAACGGCGGGACGCCCGTCCTCGAGTCCCACGGCAGCGTCATCGGCCCCGGCGGCCAGTCGATCATGAACGACGTCGACGGCGACCTGATCGTCTACCACTACTACGACGGCAACGACAACGGCACGCCCAAGCTGGGCATCAACCTTCTGAACTGGAGCAGCGGA